One window of the Streptomyces sp. NBC_00259 genome contains the following:
- a CDS encoding ATP-binding protein, producing MTVPETTADTGAEALRPHAEDAFADELKALAAADDRPRPARWRLSPWAVATYLLGGTLPDGTVITPKYVGPRRIVEVAVTTLATDRALLLLGVPGTAKTWVSEHLAAAVSGDSTLLVQGTAGTPEEAIRYGWNYARLLAHGPSRDALVPSPVMRAMSDGMTARVEELTRIPADVQDTLITILSEKTLPIPELGQEVQAVRGFNLIATANDRDRGVNDLSSALRRRFNTVVLPLPATPDAEVDIVSRRVDQIGRSLDLPAAPEGADEIRRVVTVFRELRDGVTADGRTKLKSPSGTLSTAEAISVVTNGLALAAHFGDGVLRPGDVAAGILGAVVRDPAADRVIWQEYLETVVRERDGWKDFYRACREVSV from the coding sequence ATGACCGTGCCCGAAACCACGGCGGACACCGGCGCCGAGGCCCTGCGGCCGCATGCGGAGGACGCCTTCGCCGACGAGCTCAAGGCCCTGGCCGCGGCGGACGACCGCCCGCGTCCGGCCCGCTGGCGGCTGTCGCCGTGGGCCGTGGCCACGTATCTGCTCGGCGGCACGCTGCCCGACGGGACGGTGATCACACCCAAGTACGTGGGCCCGCGCCGGATCGTCGAGGTCGCCGTCACGACGCTCGCGACCGACCGCGCGCTGCTCCTTCTCGGCGTGCCCGGCACCGCCAAGACCTGGGTCTCCGAGCATCTGGCCGCGGCGGTCAGCGGAGACTCGACCCTGCTCGTGCAGGGCACCGCCGGCACGCCCGAGGAGGCGATCCGGTACGGCTGGAACTACGCGCGGCTGCTCGCCCACGGCCCCAGCCGTGACGCCCTCGTGCCCAGCCCGGTCATGCGCGCGATGTCGGACGGTATGACCGCGCGCGTCGAGGAGCTGACCCGCATTCCGGCGGACGTGCAGGACACGCTCATCACCATCCTGTCGGAGAAGACGCTGCCGATCCCGGAGCTGGGCCAGGAGGTCCAGGCGGTCCGCGGGTTCAACCTCATCGCCACCGCCAACGACCGGGACCGTGGGGTCAACGATCTGTCGAGCGCGCTCCGGCGCCGGTTCAACACCGTGGTCCTGCCGCTGCCCGCGACCCCGGACGCCGAGGTCGACATCGTGTCCCGGCGGGTGGACCAGATAGGGCGCTCGCTCGATCTGCCCGCCGCGCCCGAGGGCGCGGACGAGATCCGCCGCGTCGTCACGGTCTTCCGTGAGCTGCGCGACGGCGTCACCGCGGACGGGCGCACCAAGCTCAAGTCTCCCTCGGGGACGCTCTCCACGGCCGAGGCGATCTCCGTCGTCACCAACGGGCTGGCGCTCGCGGCGCACTTCGGGGACGGAGTGCTGCGGCCGGGCGACGTGGCGGCCGGGATCCTCGGGGCGGTCGTCCGGGACCCGGCGGCCGACCGCGTCATCTGGCAGGAGTATCTGGAGACGGTCGTGCGTGAGCGGGACGGCTGGAAGGACTTCTACCGCGCCTGCCGCGAGGTGAGCGTATGA